One Triticum dicoccoides isolate Atlit2015 ecotype Zavitan chromosome 5B, WEW_v2.0, whole genome shotgun sequence genomic window carries:
- the LOC119309118 gene encoding putative disease resistance protein RGA3: MDKTKRFGLRLTNLNEQKKGQIPCPFSHRDSYPSLLVSPPDNRLRKLFTGKSILIVLDDLWEENPDDLNDLVTMLKLGTQRKVIVIVTTRDEGIAKIICGPAVTPYKLEILTDDMCWTIIKQKTALEDRADKEQLKQFGREIAAKFGGVALAAHSLGYMLRGMTSDQWESVRDNCIWNLSTQKDPSSRIHKVFASLLLSYSHMPDWLKLCFLYCAVFPKGCNIVKYDLIHQWIALGFIEQSRIFGSM; the protein is encoded by the exons ATGGACAAAACCAAACGTTTTGGTTTGCGCCTGACCAACCTAAACGAACAAAAAAAGGGACAAATTCCATGTCCATTTAG CCACCGCGACTCCTACCCCTCCCTCCTAGTCTCGCCGCCGGATAATCGTCTTAGAAAGCTATTTACTGGTAAGAGTATCCTTATTGTTTTAGATGACCTGTGGGAGGAGAATCCAGATGACTTAAATGATTTGGTGACTATGCTAAAGCTTGGCACCCAAAGAAAGGTCATTGTCATAGTTACTACACGTGATGAAGGCATTGCGAAGATAATTTGTGGTCCTGCAGTTACACCATACAAGCTGGAGATTTTGACGGATGATATGTGCTGGACCATAATAAAACAAAAAACTGCCTTGGAAGATCGAGCCGACAAAGAACAATTGAAGCAGTTTGGAAGGGAGATAGCAGCCAAGTTTGGAGGTGTGGCCTTAGCGGCTCACTCACTTGGATACATGTTGAGGGGGATGACATCTGACCAATGGGAGTCAGTGAGGGACAATTGCATCTGGAATTTATCTACTCAGAAAGATCCATCATCGAGAATCCATAAAGTGTTTGCATCCTTGCTGTTAAGCTATAGCCATATGCCTGATTGGTTGAAGTTGTGCTTTTTGTATTGCGCAGTCTTTCCAAAAGGTTGCAATATAGTGAAGTATGATCTGATTCACCAATGGATTGCTCTTGGATTCATCGAGCAATCTAGGATATTTGGTTCTATGTAG